One stretch of Microvirga lotononidis DNA includes these proteins:
- a CDS encoding DUF2497 domain-containing protein, giving the protein MSPVASSTVSGAFDRLGAALKPSQPPTVEDLMKEMLRPMLKAWLDDNLPSLVERLVRDEIERVTRCRG; this is encoded by the coding sequence ATGTCGCCTGTCGCCAGCTCCACGGTTTCAGGCGCCTTCGATCGCCTCGGCGCTGCGTTGAAGCCAAGCCAGCCCCCGACCGTCGAGGATCTTATGAAGGAGATGCTGCGTCCCATGCTGAAGGCGTGGCTCGACGACAACCTTCCGTCCCTGGTCGAGCGGCTCGTTCGGGACGAGATCGAGCGTGTGACCCGCTGCCGGGGATAG
- a CDS encoding TolC family outer membrane protein has product MKKKHSKQTYSLLFGAMTSVFVLMAPGGVSAETLESALSRAYGNNPDLNAQRANVRATDETVAQAKSGYRPVINGTADVGRTWVSAETPSSRFSPNTTNQNALNPRGFGVELNQTIFDGFRTQNRVRAAESSVLGSRESLNTTEQSVLLDAATAYMNVLRDTAILDLQRNNVEVIDEQLRQTRDRFNVGEVTRTDVAQAEARLAAARSQASLAEATLRNSIATYRQVVGVEPAQLAPGRPLDRLTPRNVDAALKVALNEHPAIKARQHAVDVAELQVKIEEGALAPQLGVAGAVDQRYDRQQSGDAALSASVVARLTVPIYEGGQAYAATRQAKEVAGQRRLEADSVRDQVRAAVSSSWGQLEAARAQIVAAQAQIDAAETALSGVREEARVGQRTTLDVLNAQQELLNARVNLITAQRDRVVASYSLVNAMGRLNSRALGLRVNHYSPKIHYDQVKDLWIGTSTPDGR; this is encoded by the coding sequence GTGAAGAAAAAGCATTCCAAGCAGACGTATTCCTTGCTCTTTGGGGCGATGACCTCGGTGTTCGTGCTGATGGCCCCCGGCGGGGTGTCGGCCGAAACCTTGGAAAGCGCTTTGTCCCGCGCTTATGGCAACAATCCTGACCTGAACGCCCAGCGTGCGAACGTCCGTGCAACGGACGAGACGGTGGCGCAGGCCAAGTCAGGCTACCGGCCCGTTATCAACGGAACGGCCGATGTCGGTCGGACCTGGGTGTCGGCCGAGACGCCTTCGTCGCGCTTCTCCCCGAACACGACGAACCAGAATGCACTGAACCCGCGTGGGTTCGGCGTCGAGCTCAATCAGACGATTTTCGACGGGTTCCGGACCCAGAACCGCGTCCGCGCGGCGGAATCCTCGGTTCTCGGGTCGCGCGAGAGCCTGAATACCACCGAGCAGAGCGTTCTGCTCGATGCCGCGACCGCCTATATGAACGTCCTGCGGGATACCGCGATCCTCGACCTGCAGCGCAACAACGTCGAGGTGATCGACGAGCAGTTGCGCCAGACCCGGGACCGCTTCAACGTCGGTGAAGTCACCCGGACGGACGTGGCACAGGCGGAAGCCCGCCTTGCTGCGGCCCGGTCTCAGGCGAGCTTGGCTGAAGCGACCCTCCGTAACAGCATTGCGACCTATCGGCAGGTCGTCGGTGTCGAGCCTGCCCAGCTGGCTCCCGGTCGCCCGCTGGACCGCCTGACGCCGCGCAACGTGGATGCGGCCCTGAAGGTGGCCCTCAACGAGCATCCGGCCATCAAGGCGCGCCAGCACGCCGTCGATGTGGCCGAGCTGCAGGTGAAGATCGAGGAGGGCGCTCTCGCTCCGCAGCTCGGTGTCGCCGGTGCCGTCGATCAACGCTACGACCGCCAGCAATCGGGCGACGCCGCGCTGTCAGCGTCCGTGGTCGCGCGTCTGACGGTGCCGATCTACGAGGGCGGGCAGGCTTATGCCGCGACCCGGCAGGCCAAGGAAGTGGCTGGCCAGCGCCGTCTGGAAGCCGATTCCGTACGCGATCAGGTCCGCGCCGCCGTGAGCTCATCCTGGGGGCAGCTGGAAGCGGCCCGGGCCCAGATCGTCGCCGCGCAGGCGCAGATCGATGCTGCCGAGACGGCGCTGAGCGGCGTGCGCGAAGAAGCTCGCGTCGGCCAGCGAACCACGCTCGATGTGTTGAACGCGCAGCAGGAACTGCTGAATGCCCGCGTGAACCTCATCACGGCCCAGCGCGACCGGGTGGTAGCGTCCTACAGCCTCGTCAACGCGATGGGCCGTCTCAATTCACGAGCCCTCGGCCTCCGGGTCAATCACTACAGCCCGAAGATCCATTACGATCAGGTTAAGGATCTTTGGATCGGGACGAGCACGCCCGACGGTCGTTGA
- a CDS encoding alanyl-tRNA editing protein: MTATTLLFRDDAYATSCEARVVATTPEGGVILDRTVFYAQGGGQPGDVGTLVKANGDRFAITNTVYGADRSQVVHLVGTEAAAQFQEGETVELQLDWPRRLKRMRVHTALHLLSVVLPYPVTGGSIGEGDGRLDFDIPDAGLDKAEITERLNALVQRDAPVTDRWITDEELDANPGLVKTMSVKPPRGSGRVRLVEIEGIDLQPCGGTHVRRTGEIGTVAITDIEKKGKQNRRVRMSLVD; the protein is encoded by the coding sequence ATGACAGCCACCACGCTCCTCTTCCGAGACGATGCCTATGCCACCTCCTGCGAAGCGCGCGTTGTCGCGACGACTCCGGAAGGCGGGGTAATCCTGGATCGCACGGTCTTCTATGCCCAAGGAGGCGGGCAGCCGGGAGATGTGGGAACCCTCGTGAAGGCGAATGGCGACAGATTCGCCATCACGAACACGGTGTACGGAGCGGATCGGTCCCAGGTCGTTCATCTCGTCGGGACGGAGGCGGCGGCGCAGTTCCAGGAGGGAGAGACGGTCGAGTTGCAGCTCGATTGGCCCCGTCGCCTGAAGCGCATGCGCGTCCACACGGCGCTTCATCTTCTGAGCGTCGTCCTGCCCTACCCGGTCACAGGCGGGTCCATCGGAGAAGGCGACGGACGGCTCGACTTCGACATTCCCGATGCCGGCCTCGACAAGGCTGAAATCACGGAGAGGCTCAATGCCCTGGTCCAGCGCGACGCGCCGGTCACCGACCGATGGATCACCGACGAGGAACTCGACGCCAATCCCGGTCTCGTGAAGACCATGTCGGTGAAGCCGCCGCGGGGCTCGGGCCGCGTTCGCCTCGTCGAAATCGAGGGTATCGACCTTCAGCCCTGCGGCGGCACCCACGTGCGGCGCACAGGCGAGATCGGCACGGTCGCCATCACCGACATCGAGAAGAAGGGCAAGCAGAACCGCCGCGTTCGCATGTCCCTGGTCGACTGA
- a CDS encoding valine--tRNA ligase translates to MMDKTFDPSAVEARISTRWEEAGAFKAGRADRKDAVPYTIVIPPPNVTGSLHMGHALNNTIQDILCRFERMRGKDVLWQPGMDHAGIATQMVVERRLAERQIQRRDLGREEFVKRVWEWKEESGGTIVRQLKRLGASCDWSRERFTMDEGLSQAVLKVFVDLFNQGLMYKDKRLVNWDPKFQTAISDLEVIQVEVKGNLWHIRYAIEGMPDRSITVATTRPETMLGDVAVAVHPEDERYKDLVGKFAILPLTGRRIPIVADEYSDPEKGTGAVKITPAHDFNDFEVGKRHKLPLINIFGTEAELRLAGNEAFLDGLAETDDLKEVLALEGMDRFDARKRIVAMLEEREILVQIEPHGHTVPHGDRSNVVIEPYLTDQWYLNVKPLADRALDVVRKGQTKFVPENWEKTYFQWLENIEPWCVSRQLWWGHQIPAWYDDQGNVYVALSEDEAKEQARAKNGRDVPLTRDEDVLDTWFSSALWPFSTLGWPDDTPELKRYYPTNTLVTGFDIIFFWVARMMMMGLHFMDEVPFDTVYIHALVRDEKGAKMSKSKGNVIDPLNVVEQYGADALRMTLTSMAAQGRDIKLSVQRVENYRNFATKIWNAARFAEMNECRRVAGFDPKSVKETLNKWAISECAKAINEVAAGIQGYKFNEAAGAAYRFVWNVFCDWTLELSKPVLQGADSPAKDETRATIAFILDEICKLLHPIMPFLTEELWEVKGQEGPKRDTILALAPWSNLDHLIDPQAEAEIGWVVDLVTEIRSARSETNVPAGAQIPLALVASSEDVKARAARWGDIVKRLARISDISFVDTAPKSSIQLLIRGEVAALPLEGVIDLDAERARLAKEIQKLDADVTKIDAKLGNADFIKRAPEEVVEEQRERRDEALARKAKMEEALGRLKDA, encoded by the coding sequence ATGATGGACAAGACGTTCGATCCCTCCGCTGTCGAAGCTCGCATTTCCACCCGCTGGGAAGAGGCCGGGGCCTTCAAGGCCGGCCGTGCGGATCGCAAGGACGCGGTACCCTACACGATCGTCATTCCGCCGCCGAACGTGACCGGCTCGCTCCATATGGGTCACGCCCTCAACAACACGATCCAGGACATCCTCTGCCGCTTCGAGCGCATGCGGGGCAAGGACGTGCTCTGGCAGCCGGGCATGGACCATGCGGGCATCGCCACGCAGATGGTCGTGGAGCGTCGCCTGGCTGAGCGCCAGATCCAGCGCCGCGACCTCGGCCGCGAGGAATTCGTGAAGCGGGTCTGGGAGTGGAAGGAGGAGTCCGGCGGCACCATCGTGCGTCAGCTCAAGCGCCTCGGTGCCTCCTGCGACTGGTCGCGTGAGCGCTTCACCATGGACGAGGGCCTGTCCCAAGCGGTGCTTAAGGTCTTCGTGGACCTTTTCAACCAAGGCCTGATGTACAAGGACAAGCGCCTCGTGAACTGGGACCCCAAGTTCCAGACCGCGATTTCAGACCTCGAGGTGATCCAGGTCGAGGTGAAAGGCAATCTCTGGCACATCCGCTATGCCATCGAGGGCATGCCGGACCGGTCCATCACGGTCGCCACCACCCGGCCCGAGACGATGCTCGGCGACGTGGCCGTGGCCGTGCATCCCGAGGACGAGCGCTATAAGGATCTGGTCGGCAAGTTCGCCATACTGCCCCTCACGGGCCGGCGCATCCCCATCGTGGCGGACGAGTATTCGGACCCGGAGAAGGGCACCGGCGCTGTGAAGATCACGCCTGCCCATGACTTCAACGATTTCGAAGTCGGCAAGCGCCACAAGCTGCCGCTGATCAACATCTTCGGCACCGAGGCCGAGCTCCGGCTTGCCGGCAACGAGGCCTTCCTCGACGGTTTGGCCGAGACCGACGATCTCAAGGAGGTGCTGGCGCTCGAAGGCATGGACCGTTTCGACGCGCGCAAGCGCATCGTCGCAATGCTGGAAGAGCGGGAGATCCTCGTCCAGATCGAGCCGCACGGCCACACCGTGCCTCATGGCGACCGCTCCAACGTGGTGATCGAGCCCTACCTCACGGATCAATGGTATCTGAACGTGAAGCCCCTCGCGGACCGGGCGCTCGACGTGGTGCGCAAGGGCCAGACCAAGTTCGTGCCCGAGAACTGGGAGAAGACCTACTTTCAGTGGCTTGAGAACATCGAGCCGTGGTGCGTCTCGCGCCAGCTCTGGTGGGGTCACCAGATTCCGGCCTGGTACGACGACCAGGGTAACGTCTATGTCGCCCTGAGCGAGGACGAGGCCAAGGAGCAGGCGCGGGCGAAGAACGGCCGCGACGTGCCGCTCACGCGCGACGAGGACGTGCTCGACACTTGGTTCTCCTCGGCCCTGTGGCCGTTCTCGACCCTCGGCTGGCCCGACGATACGCCGGAATTGAAGCGCTACTATCCGACGAACACCCTCGTCACAGGCTTCGACATCATCTTCTTCTGGGTTGCCCGGATGATGATGATGGGCCTGCACTTCATGGACGAAGTGCCCTTCGACACGGTCTACATCCACGCCCTCGTCCGCGACGAGAAGGGCGCAAAGATGTCGAAGTCGAAGGGCAATGTCATCGATCCGCTCAATGTGGTGGAGCAGTACGGCGCGGATGCGCTGCGCATGACGCTCACCTCGATGGCTGCCCAGGGGCGCGACATCAAGCTGTCGGTCCAGCGCGTCGAGAACTACCGCAACTTCGCGACCAAGATCTGGAACGCGGCTCGCTTCGCCGAGATGAACGAGTGCAGGCGCGTCGCCGGGTTCGATCCGAAATCGGTCAAGGAGACGCTCAACAAGTGGGCGATCAGCGAATGCGCCAAGGCGATCAACGAGGTCGCGGCCGGCATCCAGGGCTACAAGTTCAACGAGGCGGCAGGCGCAGCCTACCGTTTCGTGTGGAACGTGTTCTGCGACTGGACGCTCGAACTCTCCAAGCCCGTCCTGCAGGGTGCGGATTCACCCGCCAAGGACGAGACCCGCGCGACCATCGCGTTCATTCTGGATGAGATCTGCAAGCTTCTTCACCCGATCATGCCGTTCCTCACGGAGGAACTGTGGGAGGTGAAAGGGCAGGAGGGGCCGAAGCGCGACACGATCCTGGCGCTCGCGCCCTGGTCGAACCTCGATCACCTGATCGACCCGCAGGCCGAAGCCGAGATCGGCTGGGTGGTGGACCTCGTCACCGAGATCCGCTCCGCCCGTTCCGAGACGAACGTGCCGGCCGGCGCGCAGATCCCGCTCGCGCTCGTCGCTTCGTCCGAGGACGTGAAGGCTCGTGCTGCACGCTGGGGCGATATCGTGAAGCGCCTTGCACGCATATCCGACATTTCCTTCGTCGACACGGCACCCAAGAGCTCGATCCAGCTTCTGATCCGCGGCGAAGTGGCGGCCCTGCCGCTGGAAGGCGTGATCGATCTCGATGCCGAACGCGCCCGCCTCGCCAAGGAGATCCAGAAGCTCGATGCGGATGTGACGAAGATCGACGCGAAGCTCGGAAACGCGGATTTCATCAAGCGCGCGCCCGAGGAAGTCGTCGAGGAGCAACGCGAGCGCCGCGACGAAGCGCTGGCGCGCAAGGCGAAGATGGAAGAGGCGCTCGGGCGTCTGAAGGACGCGTAA
- a CDS encoding cryptochrome/photolyase family protein: MSTDSPSPVLVWFRDDHRLADNPALAAAAATGSQVLCFAVIGGSDDLRPLGGAARWWLHGSLRALGESLEQAGASLALFEGPAPSVVERVARETGASAIFWNRRYGAAEIALDTAVKKRLTDSGIKAHSFNGRLLHEPWDIVNQAGRPFQVFTPYLRTVMTRGLKAALAPPKRIPGGIWPSSLLASTIPLEELGLEPSSPDWAGGLRTAWRPGEEAARKSFRHFLSKGLRGYAENRDRPSLIGTSRLSPHLRFGEISPRQIWHAVTAQVAEHPSLARDAEKYLSEIVWRDFSHQLLHFHPHLPVRSHSSRFDAFPWIDDPKTLKAWRRGRTGYPIVDAGMRQLWQTGWMHNRVRMITASFLVKHLLTDWRKGEAWFWDTLVDADPANNAFSWQWVAGSGPDSAPFHRIFNPVTQGEKFDPDGDYVRTFVPELAGLPSTFLHHPWDAPPAVLQEAGISLGETYPEPIVVHGLARERALQTFRSLRGLESEEHS; encoded by the coding sequence ATGAGCACCGATTCCCCCTCGCCCGTCCTGGTCTGGTTCCGCGACGACCATCGTCTCGCCGACAACCCCGCCCTTGCGGCCGCAGCCGCGACGGGATCGCAGGTTCTATGCTTCGCGGTGATCGGCGGCTCCGATGATTTGCGGCCGCTCGGCGGTGCCGCCCGCTGGTGGCTTCACGGCTCGCTTAGGGCTCTGGGCGAATCTCTGGAGCAGGCCGGCGCGAGCCTGGCTCTTTTCGAAGGGCCTGCTCCCTCCGTAGTCGAACGAGTCGCCCGGGAGACCGGCGCCTCTGCGATTTTCTGGAACCGGCGCTATGGCGCGGCGGAAATCGCTCTCGACACGGCGGTGAAGAAGCGCCTGACGGATAGCGGGATCAAGGCGCACAGCTTCAATGGCCGCCTCCTTCATGAGCCATGGGACATCGTCAATCAGGCCGGCAGGCCGTTTCAAGTGTTTACCCCCTATCTTCGGACCGTCATGACCCGTGGCCTCAAGGCCGCACTTGCGCCTCCGAAGCGAATCCCCGGCGGAATCTGGCCTTCCTCGCTCCTCGCCTCCACGATTCCTCTCGAGGAGCTGGGCCTCGAACCTTCATCCCCCGACTGGGCCGGCGGCCTTCGAACGGCGTGGCGGCCCGGTGAAGAGGCAGCGCGAAAGAGTTTCCGTCATTTTTTGAGCAAGGGCCTCAGGGGATATGCGGAGAATCGAGACCGCCCATCCCTGATCGGCACATCACGACTGTCGCCGCATCTTCGCTTCGGAGAAATCAGCCCCCGGCAGATCTGGCATGCCGTGACGGCTCAGGTTGCGGAACATCCCAGCTTGGCCCGCGATGCCGAGAAATATCTCAGCGAGATCGTATGGCGCGATTTCAGCCATCAGCTCCTGCACTTTCACCCTCACCTGCCGGTCCGGTCTCACAGCAGTCGTTTCGATGCCTTTCCCTGGATCGACGACCCGAAAACGCTCAAGGCCTGGCGGCGGGGCCGTACCGGCTATCCCATCGTCGATGCGGGAATGCGCCAGCTCTGGCAGACAGGGTGGATGCACAACCGGGTCCGAATGATCACCGCATCGTTCCTGGTCAAGCATCTCCTGACTGACTGGCGAAAGGGAGAGGCCTGGTTCTGGGATACGCTGGTGGACGCGGATCCGGCCAACAATGCCTTCAGCTGGCAATGGGTAGCGGGTTCCGGACCGGATTCGGCGCCGTTCCATCGGATCTTCAATCCCGTCACGCAGGGCGAAAAGTTCGATCCCGACGGTGACTACGTCCGGACATTCGTTCCGGAGCTTGCAGGGCTGCCCTCAACCTTCCTTCATCATCCCTGGGACGCGCCTCCGGCGGTTCTTCAGGAAGCGGGAATCAGCCTGGGAGAGACTTATCCCGAGCCCATCGTCGTCCACGGCCTGGCGCGGGAAAGAGCCTTGCAGACCTTTCGAAGCCTTCGCGGCCTGGAAAGCGAAGAACATTCCTGA
- a CDS encoding protein-L-isoaspartate O-methyltransferase family protein gives MVDFTQARRMMVDGQLRTFDVNDMSLLDAMDSVPRELFVLPGRESLAYIDQDILVSDGGESRYMLSPMILGRMIQALAIDAGDKVLDVAGGRGYSAAVLRELGAQVTALETDEDLAAAARQCLKASGAGDVAVVTGPLDQGHAAAGPYDAILVNGAVEVRPEGLLRQLAEGGRLVCVKGRGRAARATVYVRSGDAIGERSLFEAAAPLLGSFVQTPGFTF, from the coding sequence ATGGTCGATTTCACCCAAGCGCGCCGCATGATGGTTGATGGCCAGCTGCGCACTTTCGATGTGAACGACATGTCTCTCCTGGATGCCATGGACAGCGTTCCGAGGGAGCTTTTCGTGCTCCCGGGCCGCGAGAGCCTTGCCTATATCGATCAGGATATCCTCGTCAGCGATGGCGGCGAGAGCCGCTACATGCTCTCTCCGATGATCCTGGGTCGCATGATCCAGGCGCTCGCCATCGATGCGGGCGACAAGGTCCTCGACGTTGCCGGCGGGCGCGGGTATTCCGCGGCCGTCCTTCGCGAGCTCGGCGCCCAGGTGACGGCTCTCGAAACGGACGAAGACCTCGCGGCTGCCGCCCGCCAATGCTTGAAGGCATCCGGTGCCGGCGACGTCGCCGTCGTGACCGGCCCGCTCGACCAGGGGCATGCTGCTGCCGGGCCCTATGACGCCATTCTCGTGAATGGAGCGGTCGAGGTTCGTCCGGAAGGGCTTCTCCGGCAATTGGCCGAAGGCGGACGCCTCGTTTGCGTGAAGGGGCGGGGGCGTGCCGCACGCGCGACCGTTTACGTCCGTTCCGGCGACGCCATCGGCGAGCGCAGCCTGTTCGAAGCCGCAGCCCCTCTCCTGGGCTCCTTTGTCCAGACGCCGGGCTTCACGTTCTAA